In Zunongwangia profunda SM-A87, the following proteins share a genomic window:
- the rplK gene encoding 50S ribosomal protein L11, which produces MAKEVSKVVKLQVRGGAANPSPPVGPALGAAGVNIMEFCKQFNGRTQDKQGKVLPVAITVYSDKSFDFVIKTPPAAVQLMEAAKTKKGSGEPNRKKVASVSWDQIKEIAEDKMQDLNAFTIESAMKMVAGTARSMGITVKGDAPF; this is translated from the coding sequence ATGGCAAAAGAAGTAAGTAAAGTTGTAAAACTACAAGTTCGCGGAGGTGCTGCTAACCCTTCACCACCAGTTGGACCTGCTTTAGGTGCTGCCGGAGTTAATATCATGGAATTCTGTAAGCAATTCAATGGTAGAACTCAGGATAAACAAGGTAAAGTGCTACCAGTAGCTATTACTGTTTATTCTGATAAATCATTTGATTTTGTTATCAAAACTCCACCAGCAGCAGTACAGCTAATGGAAGCAGCAAAAACAAAAAAAGGTTCAGGAGAGCCTAACAGAAAAAAAGTAGCAAGTGTATCTTGGGATCAAATAAAAGAGATTGCTGAGGATAAAATGCAGGATTTAAATGCATTTACTATCGAATCTGCAATGAAAATGGTCGCTGGTACAGCTCGTTCTATGGGTATAACAGTAAAAGGTGATGCACCGTTTTAA
- the rplA gene encoding 50S ribosomal protein L1, with protein sequence MAKLTKKQKEAQSKIEKGKAYTVAEASALIKEVSSESFDASVDLAVRLNVDPRKANQMVRGVVTLPHGTGKDVKVLALVTPDKEEEAKNAGADYVGLDEYLDKIKGGWTDVDVIITMPSVMGKLGPLGRVLGPRGLMPNPKTGTVTMDIAKAVSDVKAGKIDFKVDKTGIVHAGIGKVSFNPDKIAGNARELLTTLVKLKPQAAKGVYIKSIHMSSTMGPGVAIDTKRFTEQ encoded by the coding sequence ATGGCAAAGTTGACTAAAAAACAAAAAGAAGCTCAATCTAAAATCGAAAAGGGTAAAGCCTATACGGTTGCTGAAGCTTCTGCTTTGATCAAAGAAGTTTCTAGCGAGAGCTTTGACGCTTCTGTGGATTTAGCGGTACGTTTAAATGTAGATCCTCGAAAAGCTAACCAAATGGTTAGAGGGGTGGTTACATTACCACACGGGACAGGTAAAGATGTTAAGGTTCTTGCCTTAGTAACTCCAGATAAAGAAGAGGAAGCTAAGAACGCAGGTGCTGATTATGTAGGTCTTGATGAATACCTTGATAAAATTAAAGGTGGTTGGACGGATGTAGATGTGATCATCACTATGCCTAGTGTTATGGGTAAATTAGGACCGTTAGGACGTGTTTTAGGTCCTAGAGGTTTAATGCCTAACCCTAAAACCGGAACTGTGACTATGGATATCGCTAAAGCAGTATCTGATGTGAAGGCTGGTAAAATCGATTTTAAAGTTGATAAAACCGGTATCGTTCACGCTGGTATAGGTAAAGTATCTTTTAATCCAGATAAAATAGCCGGTAACGCAAGAGAATTATTAACGACGCTTGTAAAACTTAAACCTCAGGCAGCTAAAGGTGTATACATTAAAAGTATCCACATGTCCAGTACAATGGGGCCTGGTGTAGCAATAGATACAAAAAGGTTTACTGAGCAATAA
- the rplJ gene encoding 50S ribosomal protein L10, protein MTREEKSKVIEDLTAQLADTSTIYIADISGLDAGTTSNLRRACFKANVKLAVVKNTLLTKAMEASDKDFGDLPTTLKGNTSIMIAETGNAPAKVIKEFRKKNEKPVLKGAFIDEAIYVGDEYLEALSNIKSKEEVVGDIIGLLQSPAKNVVSALKSSGGKLAGILKTLSEKED, encoded by the coding sequence ATGACAAGAGAAGAAAAATCAAAAGTAATAGAAGATTTAACTGCCCAGTTAGCTGATACTTCAACTATCTATATTGCAGATATCTCAGGTTTGGATGCCGGAACAACCTCTAATTTACGTAGAGCTTGTTTTAAAGCTAATGTAAAACTTGCGGTAGTTAAGAATACGTTACTAACTAAAGCAATGGAAGCCTCTGATAAAGATTTTGGAGATCTTCCAACAACTTTAAAAGGTAACACCTCTATAATGATTGCTGAAACTGGTAATGCGCCAGCTAAAGTAATTAAAGAATTCAGAAAGAAAAACGAGAAGCCTGTTCTTAAAGGTGCTTTTATTGATGAAGCAATTTATGTTGGAGATGAGTATTTAGAAGCTCTTTCTAATATTAAGTCTAAAGAAGAGGTTGTTGGAGATATCATTGGATTACTTCAATCTCCTGCTAAAAACGTTGTTTCTGCACTTAAATCAAGTGGAGGCAAACTTGCAGGGATACTTAAAACTCTTTCAGAAAAAGAGGACTAG
- the rplL gene encoding 50S ribosomal protein L7/L12: MADLKEFAEQLVNLTVKEVNELADILKEEYGIEPAAAAVAVAGGAAAGGEEAAEEQTEFDVILKAPGGSKLAVVKLVKELTGLGLKDAKELVDGAPKAVKEGVSKDEAEALKSQLEEAGAEVELK; the protein is encoded by the coding sequence ATGGCAGATTTAAAAGAATTCGCAGAACAATTAGTTAACTTAACAGTTAAAGAAGTAAACGAGTTAGCTGATATATTAAAAGAAGAGTATGGTATTGAGCCTGCTGCTGCAGCTGTAGCTGTTGCTGGTGGAGCTGCTGCTGGTGGTGAGGAAGCTGCTGAAGAGCAAACTGAATTTGATGTAATTCTTAAAGCTCCAGGTGGATCTAAATTAGCAGTTGTAAAACTAGTAAAAGAATTAACAGGTCTTGGACTTAAAGATGCTAAGGAATTAGTAGATGGAGCTCCAAAAGCAGTTAAAGAAGGAGTTTCTAAAGATGAAGCTGAAGCTTTAAAATCTCAATTAGAAGAAGCAGGAGCTGAGGTTGAGCTTAAATAA
- the rpoB gene encoding DNA-directed RNA polymerase subunit beta, which translates to MLAKQTERFSFSSVKNRPDYPDFLDIQIKSFQDFFQLETKSEERGNEGLYNTFLENFPITDTRNQFVLEFLDYFVDPPRYSIQECIERGLTYSVPLKARLKLYCTDPEHEDFETIVQDVYLGTIPYMTPSGTFCINGAERVVVSQLHRSPGVFFGQSFHANGTKLYSARVIPFKGSWIEFATDINSVMYAYIDRKKKLPVTTLFRAIGFERDKDILEIFDLAEEVKVSKTGLKKVLGRKLAARVLNTWYEDFVDEDTGEVVSIERNEIVLDRDTELDKDHIEEILETGTKTILLHKEDNSTGDYAIIHNTLQKDPTNSEKEAVEHIYRQLRNAEPPDEETARGIIDKLFFSDQRYSLGEVGRYRMNKKLGLDVAMDKQVLTKEDIITIVKYLIELINSKAEIDDIDHLSNRRVRTVGEQLSQQFGVGLARMARTIRERMNVRDNEVFTPIDLINAKTLSSVINSFFGTNQLSQFMDQTNPLAEITHKRRLSALGPGGLSRERAGFEVRDVHYTHYGRLCPIETPEGPNIGLISSLSVYAKVNGMGFIETPYRTVEDGKINISEEPIYLSAEEEEGKKIAQANIPLGDDGTIDTDKVIARMEGDFPVVDPKEVHYTDVAPNQISSISASLIPFLEHDDANRALMGSNMMRQAVPLLRADSPIVGTGLERQVATDSRVLINAEGEGEVEYVDAQKITIKYDRTEEERMVSFDSDSKTYDLIKFRKTNQGTSINLKPIVSVGDRVTKGQVLCQGYATDKGELALGRNMKVAFMPWKGYNFEDAIVISEKVVRDDIFTSIHIDEYSLEVRDTKLGNEELTNDIPNVSEDATKDLDEHGMIRIGAEVKPGDILIGKITPKGESDPTPEEKLLRAIFGDKAGDVKDASLKASPSLSGVVINKKLFARAIKDKRKRAQDKEDVAVLEKKYEAKFAVLKSQLVDKLFAIVGGKTAQGVQNDLGEEVLPKGKKYTLKMLNSVDDYTHLTQGTWTTDDHTNALVADLLHNYKIKENDLQGNLRREKFTISVGDELPSGILKLAKVYIAKKRKLKVGDKMAGRHGNKGIVARIVRQEDMPFLDDGTPVDIVLNPLGVPSRMNIGQIYETVLGWAGQKLGKKYATPIFDGASLDKINELTDEAGIPRFGHTYLFDGGTGERFDQRATVGVIYMLKLGHMIDDKMHARSIGPYSLITQQPLGGKAQFGGQRFGEMEVWALEAYGASSTLREILTVKSDDVIGRAKTYESIVKGEPMPEPGLPESFNVLMHELKGLGLDLKLEE; encoded by the coding sequence ATGTTAGCAAAGCAAACTGAAAGATTTAGTTTCTCTTCTGTAAAGAACAGACCTGACTATCCAGATTTTTTGGATATTCAGATCAAATCTTTCCAGGATTTCTTTCAATTAGAAACAAAATCAGAAGAGCGGGGAAATGAAGGCCTTTATAACACCTTCCTTGAAAACTTCCCAATTACGGATACCCGTAACCAATTTGTATTAGAATTTTTAGATTATTTTGTAGACCCACCAAGATATTCTATTCAAGAGTGTATTGAGCGTGGTCTTACATATAGTGTACCTTTAAAAGCAAGGTTGAAACTATATTGTACAGATCCAGAACATGAGGATTTTGAAACTATCGTACAGGATGTTTATCTAGGGACAATTCCTTATATGACCCCTAGTGGGACTTTTTGTATTAATGGTGCAGAGCGTGTTGTAGTTTCTCAGCTTCACCGTTCTCCGGGAGTATTCTTTGGACAATCTTTCCATGCAAATGGAACAAAATTATATTCTGCCAGAGTAATTCCTTTTAAAGGTTCCTGGATAGAATTTGCTACCGATATTAATAGCGTTATGTATGCTTATATCGATAGAAAGAAAAAATTACCTGTAACCACTCTTTTCCGCGCAATTGGATTTGAGCGCGATAAAGATATTCTTGAAATTTTTGATCTTGCTGAAGAAGTAAAAGTTTCAAAAACAGGTCTTAAGAAAGTTTTAGGTAGAAAGTTAGCGGCTCGTGTGCTTAACACATGGTACGAAGATTTCGTAGATGAAGATACTGGTGAAGTTGTTTCTATCGAGCGTAACGAGATTGTTTTAGATCGTGATACCGAATTAGATAAGGATCATATAGAAGAAATTCTTGAAACAGGAACCAAAACAATTCTTCTTCATAAAGAAGACAATTCTACTGGTGATTATGCTATTATACATAATACACTACAAAAAGATCCAACAAACTCTGAAAAGGAGGCGGTTGAACATATTTACCGTCAATTACGTAATGCTGAACCGCCAGATGAGGAAACTGCACGTGGAATAATCGACAAATTATTCTTCTCAGATCAGCGTTATAGTTTAGGAGAAGTTGGTCGTTATAGAATGAACAAAAAACTTGGTCTTGATGTTGCCATGGATAAGCAGGTGCTTACCAAAGAAGATATCATTACCATTGTAAAATATTTAATTGAGCTAATTAACTCTAAGGCAGAGATCGATGATATCGATCACTTATCTAACCGTCGTGTTAGAACTGTTGGAGAACAATTATCTCAGCAATTTGGTGTTGGTTTAGCCCGTATGGCTCGTACGATTCGTGAAAGAATGAACGTTCGTGACAACGAGGTATTTACACCTATCGATTTGATCAATGCGAAGACACTTTCTTCTGTGATCAACTCATTCTTTGGTACCAACCAGTTGTCTCAGTTTATGGATCAAACGAACCCATTGGCTGAGATTACTCATAAACGTCGTCTTTCTGCATTAGGACCTGGTGGTCTTTCCAGAGAGCGTGCTGGTTTCGAGGTTCGTGACGTTCACTATACTCATTACGGAAGATTATGTCCTATTGAGACTCCTGAAGGTCCTAACATTGGTCTTATTTCTTCACTTTCTGTTTATGCGAAAGTTAATGGAATGGGATTCATTGAAACACCTTATAGAACCGTAGAGGATGGAAAGATTAATATTTCTGAAGAGCCTATTTATTTAAGTGCAGAAGAAGAAGAAGGAAAGAAAATTGCGCAGGCAAACATTCCATTGGGAGATGACGGAACTATTGATACCGATAAGGTAATTGCACGTATGGAAGGTGACTTCCCGGTTGTGGATCCTAAAGAGGTACATTATACCGATGTTGCTCCAAACCAGATTTCATCAATTTCTGCGTCTTTAATTCCTTTCTTGGAACACGATGATGCGAACCGTGCGTTGATGGGATCTAACATGATGCGTCAGGCAGTTCCTTTATTAAGAGCAGACTCTCCAATCGTGGGAACTGGATTGGAAAGACAAGTGGCTACAGATTCTCGTGTATTGATTAATGCGGAAGGAGAAGGAGAAGTAGAATACGTAGACGCACAAAAGATTACAATTAAATACGATCGTACTGAAGAAGAAAGAATGGTAAGTTTCGATTCAGATTCTAAAACTTACGATCTTATTAAATTCCGTAAAACGAACCAGGGAACTTCAATCAACCTTAAACCAATTGTTAGTGTAGGAGATAGAGTAACTAAAGGTCAGGTATTATGTCAGGGTTATGCAACCGATAAAGGAGAACTTGCTCTTGGACGTAATATGAAAGTTGCCTTTATGCCCTGGAAAGGATATAACTTCGAGGATGCGATTGTAATTTCAGAGAAAGTTGTAAGAGACGATATCTTTACATCTATTCATATTGATGAGTATTCATTAGAAGTTCGTGATACTAAATTAGGTAACGAAGAGCTTACTAACGATATACCTAATGTTTCAGAGGATGCTACTAAGGATCTTGATGAGCATGGTATGATTAGAATTGGTGCTGAAGTGAAGCCGGGAGATATTCTTATTGGTAAGATCACTCCTAAAGGGGAAAGTGATCCTACGCCAGAAGAAAAACTTCTTAGAGCGATCTTTGGTGATAAAGCGGGAGACGTTAAAGACGCTTCTTTAAAAGCTTCACCATCATTAAGTGGTGTGGTAATTAACAAGAAGTTATTTGCCCGTGCAATTAAAGATAAGCGTAAGAGAGCACAAGATAAAGAAGATGTTGCTGTTTTAGAGAAAAAGTACGAAGCGAAGTTTGCTGTGCTTAAATCTCAGTTAGTAGATAAGTTATTTGCTATCGTAGGTGGAAAAACAGCTCAGGGTGTTCAAAATGATCTTGGAGAAGAGGTACTTCCTAAAGGTAAGAAGTATACCTTAAAGATGTTAAACTCTGTTGATGATTATACGCATCTTACTCAGGGTACCTGGACTACAGATGATCATACCAACGCGCTTGTAGCAGATCTTCTTCATAATTATAAAATTAAAGAGAACGATCTTCAGGGTAATTTAAGAAGAGAGAAGTTTACAATCTCTGTAGGGGATGAGCTTCCATCTGGAATCTTAAAACTGGCTAAGGTTTACATCGCTAAGAAACGTAAGCTTAAAGTAGGGGATAAGATGGCAGGACGTCACGGTAACAAAGGTATCGTTGCTCGTATTGTTCGTCAGGAAGATATGCCGTTCTTAGATGACGGAACTCCTGTTGATATTGTATTGAACCCACTTGGGGTACCTTCTCGTATGAACATTGGTCAGATTTATGAAACTGTTCTTGGATGGGCAGGTCAGAAATTAGGGAAAAAGTATGCAACTCCAATTTTCGATGGTGCATCTTTAGACAAGATCAATGAGTTAACAGACGAAGCAGGAATTCCACGTTTTGGTCATACATATTTATTTGATGGTGGTACCGGTGAGCGTTTTGATCAGAGAGCGACAGTAGGTGTAATTTATATGCTGAAATTAGGTCACATGATCGATGATAAAATGCACGCTCGTTCTATTGGGCCATACTCCCTTATTACTCAGCAACCACTTGGTGGTAAAGCTCAGTTTGGAGGTCAGCGTTTTGGTGAGATGGAGGTTTGGGCTCTTGAAGCATACGGTGCTTCAAGTACCTTAAGAGAAATCTTAACCGTAAAATCTGATGACGTGATAGGAAGGGCTAAGACTTACGAAAGTATCGTTAAAGGAGAGCCTATGCCAGAACCAGGATTACCAGAATCTTTCAATGTATTAATGCATGAATTGAAAGGTCTTGGACTGGATTTAAAATTAGAAGAATAA
- the rpoC gene encoding DNA-directed RNA polymerase subunit beta': MARNNDKNTVQRFNQISIGLASPESILAESRGEVLKPETINYRTHKPERDGLFCERIFGPVKDYECACGKYKRIRYKGIVCDRCGVEVTEKKVRRDRVGHINLVVPVAHIWYFRSLPNKIGYLLGLPSKKLDMIIYYERYVVIQPGNAKNENGDPLKKMDFLTEEEYLNILDELPQENQYLEDSDPNKFIAKMGAECLIEILRRIDLNELSYELRHKANNETSKQRKTEALKRLQVVEALRDANKNRENLPEWMIMKVIPVIPPELRPLVPLDGGRFATSDLNDLYRRVIIRNNRLKRLMEIKAPEVILRNEKRMLQESVDSLFDNTRKSSAVKTDSNRPLKSLSDSLKGKQGRFRQNLLGKRVDYSARSVIVVGPELKMFECGLPKNMAAELYKPFVIRKLIERGIVKTVKSAKKIIDKKEPVVWDILENVLKGHPVLLNRAPTLHRLGIQAFQPKLIEGKAIQLHPLACTAFNADFDGDQMAVHLPLGPEAILEAQLLMLASHNILNPANGSPITVPSQDMVLGLYYMTKLKRSTDEEPVLGEGLTFYSAEEVVIAYNQKRVDLNAPIKIRAKDYNEEGKLVYQIIESTVGRVLFNETVPEVAGYINEVLTKKSLREIIGKILKLTSVPETSEFLDKIKSLGYGFAFRGGLSFSLGDIIIPAEKQTMIDEANEQVEGIIGNYNMGLITNNERYNQVIDIWTSTNAGLTELAMKRIREDKQGFNSVFMMLDSGARGSKEQIRQLTGMRGLMAKPKKSNSGGGEIIENPILSNFKEGLSILEYFISTHGARKGLADTALKTADAGYLTRRLVDVSQDVIVNEEDCGTLRGVEVRPLKKNEEIVESLGERILGRISLNDVYNPTTDELIVEAGAEITEEIVEIIENAPIESVEVRSPLTCEAKKGICVKCYGRNLATNKLVQRGEAVGVVAAQSIGEPGTQLTLRTFHVGGIAGNISEENKLITKFDGVAEIDDLKVVKGEAPDGSTSDIVISRTAEIKVKDKKTGVVLSTNNIPYGSEIFIEDGVEIAKGTTVCQWDPYNGVIISEFAGKIKYENVEQGVTYQVEIDEQTGFQEKVISESRNKKLIPTLHILGKKDEVIRSYNLPVGAHLMVDNAEKIGVGKILVKIPRKSSKAGDITGGLPRVTELFEARNPSNPAVVSEIDGVVSFGKIKRGNREIIVESKFGEIKKYLVKLSNQILVQENDYVRAGMPLSDGSITPEDILNIKGPNAVQQYLVNEVQEVYRLQGVKINDKHFEVVVRQMMRKVRIVDPGDTIFLENQLVHKSDFIEENDKIFGMKVIEDAGESENLKPGQIVSLRELRDENSQLRREDKNLASARDVVAATATPVLQGITRASLQTKSFISAASFQETTKVLNEAAVSGKIDSLEGLKENVIVGHRIPAGTGMRKYDSIIVGSKEEFDEMLEKKQEVNYN; this comes from the coding sequence ATGGCTAGAAATAATGATAAGAATACAGTACAGAGATTTAATCAAATCTCTATCGGTTTAGCTTCTCCCGAGTCTATCCTCGCAGAATCTCGTGGTGAAGTTCTTAAACCGGAAACTATCAATTATCGTACGCACAAACCTGAGCGTGACGGATTGTTCTGTGAGCGTATTTTTGGTCCTGTGAAGGATTACGAATGTGCCTGTGGAAAATATAAAAGAATACGTTACAAAGGAATCGTGTGTGACCGTTGTGGTGTAGAGGTAACAGAAAAGAAAGTTCGTAGAGACCGTGTTGGGCACATCAATTTGGTAGTTCCTGTAGCTCATATCTGGTATTTCCGTTCTTTACCCAATAAAATTGGGTATTTACTAGGGCTTCCTTCTAAGAAATTAGATATGATTATTTACTACGAGAGATACGTGGTAATTCAGCCTGGTAATGCAAAAAATGAGAATGGAGATCCTTTAAAGAAAATGGATTTCTTAACTGAAGAAGAGTATCTTAATATTTTAGACGAACTTCCTCAGGAAAATCAATATTTAGAAGACAGCGACCCAAACAAGTTTATCGCAAAAATGGGAGCTGAATGTCTTATTGAAATTCTTAGAAGAATTGACTTAAATGAACTTTCATACGAATTAAGACATAAAGCAAATAACGAAACTTCAAAACAACGTAAAACAGAGGCTTTAAAGCGTCTTCAGGTTGTAGAAGCACTTCGTGACGCGAATAAAAACCGCGAGAATTTACCAGAGTGGATGATAATGAAAGTTATCCCGGTAATTCCACCAGAATTAAGACCTCTTGTGCCTTTGGATGGTGGTCGTTTTGCCACTTCAGATCTTAACGATCTTTATAGAAGGGTAATTATTCGTAACAACCGTTTGAAGCGTCTAATGGAAATTAAAGCTCCTGAAGTAATCTTACGTAACGAAAAGCGTATGCTTCAGGAATCTGTAGATTCCTTATTCGATAATACAAGAAAATCCTCAGCAGTAAAAACTGATTCTAACCGTCCGCTTAAATCCCTTTCGGATTCATTAAAAGGTAAGCAGGGACGTTTCCGTCAAAACTTACTTGGTAAGCGTGTGGATTATTCAGCACGTTCTGTAATCGTTGTGGGACCAGAACTTAAAATGTTCGAATGTGGTCTTCCAAAGAATATGGCGGCAGAGCTTTACAAGCCTTTTGTAATTAGAAAATTAATCGAAAGAGGTATTGTAAAAACAGTAAAATCTGCGAAAAAGATTATAGATAAAAAAGAGCCGGTGGTATGGGATATCTTAGAGAATGTTCTTAAAGGACACCCTGTATTACTAAACCGTGCTCCTACGCTTCACCGTCTTGGTATCCAGGCATTCCAGCCTAAACTTATCGAGGGGAAAGCGATACAATTACACCCATTGGCCTGTACGGCTTTTAATGCCGACTTTGATGGGGATCAGATGGCAGTGCATTTACCACTTGGGCCAGAGGCTATTTTAGAGGCACAATTATTAATGTTGGCTTCTCATAACATCCTTAACCCTGCAAATGGTTCGCCAATTACAGTACCTTCTCAGGATATGGTTCTTGGTCTGTATTATATGACCAAGCTTAAGCGATCTACAGATGAAGAGCCTGTTTTAGGTGAAGGCTTAACTTTCTATTCAGCTGAAGAGGTGGTTATTGCTTATAACCAGAAGAGAGTAGATCTTAACGCTCCTATTAAAATTAGAGCGAAAGATTACAATGAAGAAGGAAAGTTAGTATACCAGATTATAGAGTCTACGGTAGGTAGAGTGTTGTTTAACGAAACGGTACCAGAAGTAGCGGGATATATTAATGAGGTACTTACTAAAAAATCACTTCGTGAAATTATTGGTAAGATTCTTAAATTAACCAGTGTTCCTGAAACTTCAGAATTCCTTGATAAGATTAAATCTCTTGGATATGGATTCGCATTCCGCGGTGGGTTATCTTTCAGTTTAGGTGATATTATTATCCCTGCTGAAAAACAAACGATGATCGACGAGGCAAATGAGCAGGTAGAAGGGATCATAGGTAACTATAACATGGGTCTTATTACCAATAACGAGCGTTATAACCAGGTAATTGACATTTGGACTTCAACAAATGCGGGCCTTACCGAATTAGCGATGAAGCGAATTCGTGAAGATAAGCAAGGATTTAACTCGGTGTTCATGATGCTTGATTCTGGAGCTCGTGGATCTAAAGAGCAGATTCGTCAGCTTACCGGTATGCGTGGTCTTATGGCGAAACCTAAAAAATCGAACTCTGGTGGAGGTGAGATTATCGAAAACCCAATTCTTTCTAACTTTAAAGAAGGTCTTTCGATTCTTGAATACTTTATCTCTACTCACGGTGCTCGTAAAGGTCTTGCGGATACCGCACTTAAAACGGCAGATGCGGGTTATTTAACTCGTCGTTTGGTGGATGTTTCTCAGGACGTTATCGTAAACGAAGAAGACTGTGGAACATTAAGAGGGGTAGAAGTTAGACCGCTTAAAAAGAACGAAGAGATTGTTGAGTCTCTTGGAGAAAGAATTTTAGGGCGTATTTCTTTAAATGATGTATATAATCCAACTACAGACGAGTTGATCGTAGAAGCTGGAGCAGAAATCACTGAAGAAATCGTTGAAATTATAGAGAATGCACCAATCGAAAGTGTAGAAGTGCGTTCACCACTTACCTGTGAAGCGAAGAAGGGAATTTGTGTAAAATGTTACGGTCGTAACCTTGCAACAAATAAACTTGTTCAAAGAGGGGAAGCTGTAGGTGTTGTAGCTGCTCAGTCTATTGGGGAGCCTGGTACACAGCTTACACTTCGTACCTTCCACGTAGGAGGTATTGCAGGAAACATTTCAGAAGAGAACAAACTAATTACCAAGTTTGATGGTGTTGCTGAAATTGATGATCTAAAAGTTGTAAAAGGTGAAGCTCCAGATGGTAGCACCTCAGATATCGTAATTTCGCGTACTGCAGAGATTAAGGTTAAGGACAAGAAGACAGGTGTTGTTTTAAGTACAAACAACATTCCTTACGGTTCTGAAATCTTTATCGAAGATGGGGTGGAAATCGCTAAAGGAACTACAGTATGTCAGTGGGATCCTTATAACGGTGTGATTATCTCTGAATTTGCGGGTAAGATAAAATACGAAAACGTAGAACAGGGAGTTACTTATCAGGTTGAGATTGATGAGCAAACAGGATTCCAGGAAAAAGTAATTTCTGAATCCCGTAATAAAAAGCTTATCCCAACATTGCATATTTTAGGTAAGAAGGACGAGGTTATTCGTTCTTATAACCTACCGGTAGGTGCTCACCTTATGGTAGACAATGCTGAAAAAATTGGTGTTGGTAAGATTTTAGTGAAGATTCCTCGTAAATCATCTAAAGCTGGTGATATTACTGGTGGTCTTCCTAGGGTAACCGAGCTTTTTGAAGCGCGTAATCCATCTAATCCAGCTGTAGTTTCAGAAATTGATGGTGTTGTTTCATTTGGTAAAATTAAACGTGGTAACCGTGAAATTATCGTTGAGTCTAAATTTGGAGAGATCAAGAAATATTTAGTAAAACTTTCGAACCAGATCTTAGTACAGGAAAATGATTATGTTCGTGCCGGTATGCCACTTTCTGACGGTTCTATAACTCCAGAAGATATCCTTAACATTAAAGGACCAAATGCAGTACAGCAGTATCTTGTAAACGAAGTACAGGAAGTTTATAGACTACAAGGGGTGAAGATTAATGATAAGCACTTTGAGGTTGTAGTACGTCAGATGATGCGTAAAGTAAGAATCGTTGATCCAGGAGATACTATCTTCTTAGAAAACCAATTAGTTCATAAATCAGACTTTATTGAAGAGAATGATAAGATCTTCGGAATGAAGGTTATCGAAGATGCTGGTGAATCAGAAAACCTTAAACCAGGACAAATTGTATCGCTAAGAGAGCTAAGAGACGAAAATTCTCAGCTTCGTAGAGAAGACAAAAACCTGGCTTCCGCAAGAGACGTTGTTGCAGCAACTGCAACTCCGGTTCTTCAGGGTATTACCAGAGCATCGCTTCAAACCAAGTCATTTATCTCTGCGGCATCCTTCCAGGAAACTACTAAGGTGTTGAACGAAGCTGCGGTAAGCGGTAAGATCGATTCTTTAGAAGGACTTAAGGAAAATGTAATTGTTGGTCATAGAATTCCAGCAGGTACAGGTATGCGTAAATATGATAGTATCATCGTAGGTTCTAAAGAAGAATTTGACGAAATGCTAGAGAAAAAGCAGGAAGTTAATTATAACTAA
- a CDS encoding DUF3467 domain-containing protein — MSEEKKPKQGQINIELDEAVAEGTYSNLAIINHSISEFVVDFVNIMPGKPKSKVKSRIILTPQHAKRFLKALADNVERFEKQHGEIKDYEKTPIPMNFGPTGQA; from the coding sequence ATGAGTGAAGAAAAGAAGCCAAAACAAGGCCAGATTAATATCGAACTAGATGAAGCTGTTGCTGAGGGAACCTACTCTAACCTTGCTATTATTAACCATTCTATTTCAGAATTTGTAGTTGATTTTGTGAATATCATGCCGGGAAAACCAAAAAGTAAGGTAAAAAGCAGAATTATCCTCACGCCACAGCATGCCAAACGATTTTTAAAAGCTCTAGCAGATAATGTAGAGCGTTTTGAAAAACAACATGGCGAAATAAAAGATTATGAAAAAACGCCAATTCCTATGAATTTTGGTCCTACAGGACAGGCTTAA